A region of Macaca thibetana thibetana isolate TM-01 chromosome 20, ASM2454274v1, whole genome shotgun sequence DNA encodes the following proteins:
- the LOC126944305 gene encoding uncharacterized protein LOC126944305 isoform X5 translates to MEAACPAAPLSLSLSSLQPPPLARCPGATNWWYLSCNLVSSCLCTHMEHLFQLPLSLHTQAPVPAASLSTHTGTCSSCLSLYTRGTCSSCLSLHTRAPVPAASLSTHTSTCSSCLSLHTRGTCSSCLSLHTRAPVPAASLSTHTSTCSSCLSLYTHGAPVPAASLSTHTSTCSSCLSLYTHEHLFQLPLSLHTRAPVPAASLCTHEHLFQLPLSLHTRGTCSSCLSLYTHEHLFQLPLSTHTGHLFQLPLSLHTRGTCSSCLSLYTHGAPVPAASLYTHGAPVPAASLCTHGAPVPGLEARDSGAEVSGQGLGLPSVLSSMTRGQASHSVAGISAIWEQKSDRLVLCLSSPCFLGSGFGGWCHSRSRLKNRICTAEQALFLSCVLVRPSPRPGVLPPRPTDKVSLGDWGLQHLSPPTLPENSNLSIGRFIFNYSGRQRHEIAPNSKQLINPGNRSLLIATLYLSEQNSFNAHIRPRRYTAHWQPTPIPESMHFDK, encoded by the exons ATGGAGGCCGCCTGCCCTGCTGCCCCTTTGAGCCTCAGTCTGTCCTCCCTGCAGCCACCTCCCCTAGCAAGGTGCCCAGGGGCAACCAACTGGTGGTACCTTTCATGTAACTTGGTTTCCAGCTGCCTCTGCACACACATGGAGCACCTGTTccagctgcctctctctctgCACACACAAGCACCTGTTCCAGCTgcctctctctctacacacacggGCACCTGTTCCAGCTGCCTCTCTCTGTACACACGGGGCACCTGTTCCAGCTGCCTCTCTCTGCACACACGAGCACCTGTTCCAGCTgcctctctctctacacacacgaGCACCTGTTCCAGCTGCCTCTCTCTACACACACGGGGCAC CTGTTCCAGCTGCCTCTCTCTACACACACGGGCAC CTGTTCCAGCTgcctctctctctacacacacgaGCAC CTGTTCCAGCTgcctctctctctacacacacggGGCACCTGTTCCAGCTgcctctctctctacacacacgaGCACCTGTTCCAGCTgcctctctctctacacacacgaGCACCTGTTCCAGCTgcctctctctctacacacacgaGCACCTGTTCCAGCTGCCTCTCTCTGTACACACGAGCACCTGTTCCAGCTgcctctctctctacacacacggGGCACCTGTTCCAGCTgcctctctctctacacacacgaGCACCTGTTCCAGCTGCCTCTCTCTACACACACGGGGCACCTGTTCCAGCTgcctctctctctacacacacggGGCACCTGTTCCAGCTgcctctctctctacacacacggGGCACCTGTTCCAGCTGCCTCTCTCTACACACACGGGGCACCTGTTCCAGCTGCCTCTCTCTGCACACACGGGGCAC CTGTTCCAGGCTTGGAGGCCAGGGACTCGGGGGCAGAGGTCTCAGGGCAGGGGCTTGGGCTTCCCTCGGTGCTTTCCTCAATGACCAGGGGACAAGCTTCACATTCTGTTGCTGGCATCAGTGCCATTTGGGAGCAAAAGTCCGACAGACTAGTTCTGTGCCTCTCTTCACCCTGTTTCCTGGGATCGGGTTTTGGGGGCTGGTGTCACTCCAGATCCAGGCTCAAGAACCGGATCTGCACAGCAGAACAGGCGTTGTTCTTATCTTGCGTGCTGGTCAGGCCATCCCCCCGGCCGGGAGTGCTTCCTCCAAGGCCCACAGACAAGGTCTCGCTGGGGGACTGGGGACTGCAGCACCTCTCTCCACCCACACTTCCAGAGAATTCAAATCTGAGTATTGGGAGATTTATTTTCAATTACAGTGGAAGGCAGAGACATGAAATAGCACCGAATTCAAAGCAGCTCATAAATCCAGGTAATAGGAGTTTATTGATTGCTACATTGTATCTGTCAGAACAAAACTCCTTTAATGCACACATCAGGCCGAGGAGATACACAGCCCATTGGCAGCCAACTCCAATTCCAGAATCAATGCATTTTGATAAATAG
- the LOC126944305 gene encoding uncharacterized protein LOC126944305 isoform X30 produces MEAACPAAPLSLSLSSLQPPPLARCPGATNWWYLSCNLVSSCLCTHMEHLFQLPLSLHTQAPVPAASLSTHTGTCSSCLSLYTRGTCSSCLSLHTRAPVPAASLSTHTSTCSSCLSLYTHEHLFQLPLSLHTRAPVPAASLYTHGAPVPAASLSTHTSTCSSCLSLYTHEHLFQLPLSLHTRGTCSSCLSLYTHEHLFQLPLSTHTGHLFQLPLSLHTRGTCSSCLSLYTHGAPVPAASLYTHGAPVPAASLCTHGAPVPGLEARDSGAEVSGQGLGLPSVLSSMTRGQASHSVAGISAIWEQKSDRLVLCLSSPCFLGSGFGGWCHSRSRLKNRICTAEQALFLSCVLVRPSPRPGVLPPRPTDKVSLGDWGLQHLSPPTLPENSNLSIGRFIFNYSGRQRHEIAPNSKQLINPGNRSLLIATLYLSEQNSFNAHIRPRRYTAHWQPTPIPESMHFDK; encoded by the exons ATGGAGGCCGCCTGCCCTGCTGCCCCTTTGAGCCTCAGTCTGTCCTCCCTGCAGCCACCTCCCCTAGCAAGGTGCCCAGGGGCAACCAACTGGTGGTACCTTTCATGTAACTTGGTTTCCAGCTGCCTCTGCACACACATGGAGCACCTGTTccagctgcctctctctctgCACACACAAGCACCTGTTCCAGCTgcctctctctctacacacacggGCACCTGTTCCAGCTGCCTCTCTCTGTACACACGGGGCACCTGTTCCAGCTGCCTCTCTCTGCACACACGAGCACCTGTTCCAGCTgcctctctctctacacacacgaGCAC CTGTTCCAGCTgcctctctctctacacacacgaGCACCTGTTCCAGCTgcctctctctctacacacacgaGCACCTGTTCCAGCTGCCTCTCTCTACACACACGGGGCAC CTGTTCCAGCTgcctctctctctacacacacgaGCACCTGTTCCAGCTgcctctctctctacacacacgaGCAC CTGTTCCAGCTgcctctctctctacacacacggGGCACCTGTTCCAGCTgcctctctctctacacacacgaGCACCTGTTCCAGCTGCCTCTCTCTACACACACGGGGCACCTGTTCCAGCTgcctctctctctacacacacggGGCACCTGTTCCAGCTgcctctctctctacacacacggGGCACCTGTTCCAGCTGCCTCTCTCTACACACACGGGGCACCTGTTCCAGCTGCCTCTCTCTGCACACACGGGGCAC CTGTTCCAGGCTTGGAGGCCAGGGACTCGGGGGCAGAGGTCTCAGGGCAGGGGCTTGGGCTTCCCTCGGTGCTTTCCTCAATGACCAGGGGACAAGCTTCACATTCTGTTGCTGGCATCAGTGCCATTTGGGAGCAAAAGTCCGACAGACTAGTTCTGTGCCTCTCTTCACCCTGTTTCCTGGGATCGGGTTTTGGGGGCTGGTGTCACTCCAGATCCAGGCTCAAGAACCGGATCTGCACAGCAGAACAGGCGTTGTTCTTATCTTGCGTGCTGGTCAGGCCATCCCCCCGGCCGGGAGTGCTTCCTCCAAGGCCCACAGACAAGGTCTCGCTGGGGGACTGGGGACTGCAGCACCTCTCTCCACCCACACTTCCAGAGAATTCAAATCTGAGTATTGGGAGATTTATTTTCAATTACAGTGGAAGGCAGAGACATGAAATAGCACCGAATTCAAAGCAGCTCATAAATCCAGGTAATAGGAGTTTATTGATTGCTACATTGTATCTGTCAGAACAAAACTCCTTTAATGCACACATCAGGCCGAGGAGATACACAGCCCATTGGCAGCCAACTCCAATTCCAGAATCAATGCATTTTGATAAATAG
- the LOC126944305 gene encoding uncharacterized protein LOC126944305 isoform X19, which yields MEAACPAAPLSLSLSSLQPPPLARCPGATNWWYLSCNLVSSCLCTHMEHLFQLPLSLHTQAPVPAASLSTHTGTCSSCLSLYTRGTCSSCLSLHTRAPVPAASLSTHTSTCSSCLSLYTHEHLFQLPLSLHTRAPVPAASLSTHTGHLFQLPLSLHTRAPVPAASLSTHTSTCSSCLSLYTHEHLFQLPLSLHTRGTCSSCLSLYTHEHLFQLPLSTHTGHLFQLPLSLHTRGTCSSCLSLYTHGAPVPAASLYTHGAPVPAASLCTHGAPVPGLEARDSGAEVSGQGLGLPSVLSSMTRGQASHSVAGISAIWEQKSDRLVLCLSSPCFLGSGFGGWCHSRSRLKNRICTAEQALFLSCVLVRPSPRPGVLPPRPTDKVSLGDWGLQHLSPPTLPENSNLSIGRFIFNYSGRQRHEIAPNSKQLINPGNRSLLIATLYLSEQNSFNAHIRPRRYTAHWQPTPIPESMHFDK from the exons ATGGAGGCCGCCTGCCCTGCTGCCCCTTTGAGCCTCAGTCTGTCCTCCCTGCAGCCACCTCCCCTAGCAAGGTGCCCAGGGGCAACCAACTGGTGGTACCTTTCATGTAACTTGGTTTCCAGCTGCCTCTGCACACACATGGAGCACCTGTTccagctgcctctctctctgCACACACAAGCACCTGTTCCAGCTgcctctctctctacacacacggGCACCTGTTCCAGCTGCCTCTCTCTGTACACACGGGGCACCTGTTCCAGCTGCCTCTCTCTGCACACACGAGCACCTGTTCCAGCTgcctctctctctacacacacgaGCAC CTGTTCCAGCTgcctctctctctacacacacgaGCACCTGTTCCAGCTgcctctctctctacacacacgaGCAC CTGTTCCAGCTgcctctctctctacacacacggGGCACCTGTTCCAGCTgcctctctctctacacacacgaGCACCTGTTCCAGCTgcctctctctctacacacacgaGCACCTGTTCCAGCTgcctctctctctacacacacgaGCAC CTGTTCCAGCTgcctctctctctacacacacggGGCACCTGTTCCAGCTgcctctctctctacacacacgaGCACCTGTTCCAGCTGCCTCTCTCTACACACACGGGGCACCTGTTCCAGCTgcctctctctctacacacacggGGCACCTGTTCCAGCTgcctctctctctacacacacggGGCACCTGTTCCAGCTGCCTCTCTCTACACACACGGGGCACCTGTTCCAGCTGCCTCTCTCTGCACACACGGGGCAC CTGTTCCAGGCTTGGAGGCCAGGGACTCGGGGGCAGAGGTCTCAGGGCAGGGGCTTGGGCTTCCCTCGGTGCTTTCCTCAATGACCAGGGGACAAGCTTCACATTCTGTTGCTGGCATCAGTGCCATTTGGGAGCAAAAGTCCGACAGACTAGTTCTGTGCCTCTCTTCACCCTGTTTCCTGGGATCGGGTTTTGGGGGCTGGTGTCACTCCAGATCCAGGCTCAAGAACCGGATCTGCACAGCAGAACAGGCGTTGTTCTTATCTTGCGTGCTGGTCAGGCCATCCCCCCGGCCGGGAGTGCTTCCTCCAAGGCCCACAGACAAGGTCTCGCTGGGGGACTGGGGACTGCAGCACCTCTCTCCACCCACACTTCCAGAGAATTCAAATCTGAGTATTGGGAGATTTATTTTCAATTACAGTGGAAGGCAGAGACATGAAATAGCACCGAATTCAAAGCAGCTCATAAATCCAGGTAATAGGAGTTTATTGATTGCTACATTGTATCTGTCAGAACAAAACTCCTTTAATGCACACATCAGGCCGAGGAGATACACAGCCCATTGGCAGCCAACTCCAATTCCAGAATCAATGCATTTTGATAAATAG
- the LOC126944305 gene encoding uncharacterized protein LOC126944305 isoform X33: MEAACPAAPLSLSLSSLQPPPLARCPGATNWWYLSCNLVSSCLCTHMEHLFQLPLSLHTQAPVPAASLSTHTGTCSSCLSLYTRGTCSSCLSLHTRAPVPAASLSTHTSTCSSCLSLHTRGHLFQLPLSLHTRAPVPAASLYTHGAPVPAASLSTHTSTCSSCLSLYTHEHLFQLPLSLHTRGTCSSCLSLYTHEHLFQLPLSTHTGHLFQLPLSLHTRGTCSSCLSLYTHGAPVPAASLYTHGAPVPAASLCTHGAPVPGLEARDSGAEVSGQGLGLPSVLSSMTRGQASHSVAGISAIWEQKSDRLVLCLSSPCFLGSGFGGWCHSRSRLKNRICTAEQALFLSCVLVRPSPRPGVLPPRPTDKVSLGDWGLQHLSPPTLPENSNLSIGRFIFNYSGRQRHEIAPNSKQLINPGNRSLLIATLYLSEQNSFNAHIRPRRYTAHWQPTPIPESMHFDK; the protein is encoded by the exons ATGGAGGCCGCCTGCCCTGCTGCCCCTTTGAGCCTCAGTCTGTCCTCCCTGCAGCCACCTCCCCTAGCAAGGTGCCCAGGGGCAACCAACTGGTGGTACCTTTCATGTAACTTGGTTTCCAGCTGCCTCTGCACACACATGGAGCACCTGTTccagctgcctctctctctgCACACACAAGCACCTGTTCCAGCTgcctctctctctacacacacggGCACCTGTTCCAGCTGCCTCTCTCTGTACACACGGGGCACCTGTTCCAGCTGCCTCTCTCTGCACACACGAGCACCTGTTCCAGCTgcctctctctctacacacacgaGCAC CTGTTCCAGCTGCCTCTCTCTGCACACACGGGGGCAC CTGTTCCAGCTgcctctctctctacacacacgaGCACCTGTTCCAGCTGCCTCTCTCTACACACACGGGGCAC CTGTTCCAGCTgcctctctctctacacacacgaGCACCTGTTCCAGCTgcctctctctctacacacacgaGCAC CTGTTCCAGCTgcctctctctctacacacacggGGCACCTGTTCCAGCTgcctctctctctacacacacgaGCACCTGTTCCAGCTGCCTCTCTCTACACACACGGGGCACCTGTTCCAGCTgcctctctctctacacacacggGGCACCTGTTCCAGCTgcctctctctctacacacacggGGCACCTGTTCCAGCTGCCTCTCTCTACACACACGGGGCACCTGTTCCAGCTGCCTCTCTCTGCACACACGGGGCAC CTGTTCCAGGCTTGGAGGCCAGGGACTCGGGGGCAGAGGTCTCAGGGCAGGGGCTTGGGCTTCCCTCGGTGCTTTCCTCAATGACCAGGGGACAAGCTTCACATTCTGTTGCTGGCATCAGTGCCATTTGGGAGCAAAAGTCCGACAGACTAGTTCTGTGCCTCTCTTCACCCTGTTTCCTGGGATCGGGTTTTGGGGGCTGGTGTCACTCCAGATCCAGGCTCAAGAACCGGATCTGCACAGCAGAACAGGCGTTGTTCTTATCTTGCGTGCTGGTCAGGCCATCCCCCCGGCCGGGAGTGCTTCCTCCAAGGCCCACAGACAAGGTCTCGCTGGGGGACTGGGGACTGCAGCACCTCTCTCCACCCACACTTCCAGAGAATTCAAATCTGAGTATTGGGAGATTTATTTTCAATTACAGTGGAAGGCAGAGACATGAAATAGCACCGAATTCAAAGCAGCTCATAAATCCAGGTAATAGGAGTTTATTGATTGCTACATTGTATCTGTCAGAACAAAACTCCTTTAATGCACACATCAGGCCGAGGAGATACACAGCCCATTGGCAGCCAACTCCAATTCCAGAATCAATGCATTTTGATAAATAG
- the LOC126944305 gene encoding uncharacterized protein LOC126944305 isoform X34, with amino-acid sequence MEAACPAAPLSLSLSSLQPPPLARCPGATNWWYLSCNLVSSCLCTHMEHLFQLPLSLHTQAPVPAASLSTHTGTCSSCLSLYTRGTCSSCLSLHTRAPVPAASLSTHTSTCSSCLSLYTHEHLFQLPLSLHTRAPVPAASLSTHTSTCSSCLSLYTHEHLFQLPLSLHTRGTCSSCLSLYTHEHLFQLPLSTHTGHLFQLPLSLHTRGTCSSCLSLYTHGAPVPAASLYTHGAPVPAASLCTHGAPVPGLEARDSGAEVSGQGLGLPSVLSSMTRGQASHSVAGISAIWEQKSDRLVLCLSSPCFLGSGFGGWCHSRSRLKNRICTAEQALFLSCVLVRPSPRPGVLPPRPTDKVSLGDWGLQHLSPPTLPENSNLSIGRFIFNYSGRQRHEIAPNSKQLINPGNRSLLIATLYLSEQNSFNAHIRPRRYTAHWQPTPIPESMHFDK; translated from the exons ATGGAGGCCGCCTGCCCTGCTGCCCCTTTGAGCCTCAGTCTGTCCTCCCTGCAGCCACCTCCCCTAGCAAGGTGCCCAGGGGCAACCAACTGGTGGTACCTTTCATGTAACTTGGTTTCCAGCTGCCTCTGCACACACATGGAGCACCTGTTccagctgcctctctctctgCACACACAAGCACCTGTTCCAGCTgcctctctctctacacacacggGCACCTGTTCCAGCTGCCTCTCTCTGTACACACGGGGCACCTGTTCCAGCTGCCTCTCTCTGCACACACGAGCAC CTGTTCCAGCTgcctctctctctacacacacgaGCACCTGTTCCAGCTgcctctctctctacacacacgaGCAC CTGTTCCAGCTgcctctctctctacacacacgaGCACCTGTTCCAGCTgcctctctctctacacacacgaGCACCTGTTCCAGCTgcctctctctctacacacacgaGCAC CTGTTCCAGCTgcctctctctctacacacacggGGCACCTGTTCCAGCTgcctctctctctacacacacgaGCACCTGTTCCAGCTGCCTCTCTCTACACACACGGGGCACCTGTTCCAGCTgcctctctctctacacacacggGGCACCTGTTCCAGCTgcctctctctctacacacacggGGCACCTGTTCCAGCTGCCTCTCTCTACACACACGGGGCACCTGTTCCAGCTGCCTCTCTCTGCACACACGGGGCAC CTGTTCCAGGCTTGGAGGCCAGGGACTCGGGGGCAGAGGTCTCAGGGCAGGGGCTTGGGCTTCCCTCGGTGCTTTCCTCAATGACCAGGGGACAAGCTTCACATTCTGTTGCTGGCATCAGTGCCATTTGGGAGCAAAAGTCCGACAGACTAGTTCTGTGCCTCTCTTCACCCTGTTTCCTGGGATCGGGTTTTGGGGGCTGGTGTCACTCCAGATCCAGGCTCAAGAACCGGATCTGCACAGCAGAACAGGCGTTGTTCTTATCTTGCGTGCTGGTCAGGCCATCCCCCCGGCCGGGAGTGCTTCCTCCAAGGCCCACAGACAAGGTCTCGCTGGGGGACTGGGGACTGCAGCACCTCTCTCCACCCACACTTCCAGAGAATTCAAATCTGAGTATTGGGAGATTTATTTTCAATTACAGTGGAAGGCAGAGACATGAAATAGCACCGAATTCAAAGCAGCTCATAAATCCAGGTAATAGGAGTTTATTGATTGCTACATTGTATCTGTCAGAACAAAACTCCTTTAATGCACACATCAGGCCGAGGAGATACACAGCCCATTGGCAGCCAACTCCAATTCCAGAATCAATGCATTTTGATAAATAG
- the LOC126944305 gene encoding uncharacterized protein LOC126944305 isoform X46: MEAACPAAPLSLSLSSLQPPPLARCPGATNWWYLSCNLVSSCLCTHMEHLFQLPLSLHTQAPVPAASLSTHTGTCSSCLSLYTRGTCSSCLSLHTRAPVPAASLSTHTSTCSSCLSLHTRGHLFQLPLSLHTRAPVPAASLSTHTSTCSSCLSLYTHGAPVPAASLSTHTSTCSSCLSLYTHEHLFQLPLSLHTRAPVPAASLYTHGAPVPAASLCTHGAPVPGLEARDSGAEVSGQGLGLPSVLSSMTRGQASHSVAGISAIWEQKSDRLVLCLSSPCFLGSGFGGWCHSRSRLKNRICTAEQALFLSCVLVRPSPRPGVLPPRPTDKVSLGDWGLQHLSPPTLPENSNLSIGRFIFNYSGRQRHEIAPNSKQLINPGNRSLLIATLYLSEQNSFNAHIRPRRYTAHWQPTPIPESMHFDK, from the exons ATGGAGGCCGCCTGCCCTGCTGCCCCTTTGAGCCTCAGTCTGTCCTCCCTGCAGCCACCTCCCCTAGCAAGGTGCCCAGGGGCAACCAACTGGTGGTACCTTTCATGTAACTTGGTTTCCAGCTGCCTCTGCACACACATGGAGCACCTGTTccagctgcctctctctctgCACACACAAGCACCTGTTCCAGCTgcctctctctctacacacacggGCACCTGTTCCAGCTGCCTCTCTCTGTACACACGGGGCACCTGTTCCAGCTGCCTCTCTCTGCACACACGAGCACCTGTTCCAGCTgcctctctctctacacacacgaGCAC CTGTTCCAGCTGCCTCTCTCTGCACACACGGGGGCAC CTGTTCCAGCTgcctctctctctacacacacgaGCACCTGTTCCAGCTgcctctctctctacacacacgaGCAC CTGTTCCAGCTgcctctctctctacacacacggGGCACCTGTTCCAGCTgcctctctctctacacacacgaGCACCTGTTCCAGCTgcctctctctctacacacacgaGCACCTGTTCCAGCTgcctctctctctacacacacgaGCAC CTGTTCCAGCTGCCTCTCTCTACACACACGGGGCACCTGTTCCAGCTGCCTCTCTCTGCACACACGGGGCAC CTGTTCCAGGCTTGGAGGCCAGGGACTCGGGGGCAGAGGTCTCAGGGCAGGGGCTTGGGCTTCCCTCGGTGCTTTCCTCAATGACCAGGGGACAAGCTTCACATTCTGTTGCTGGCATCAGTGCCATTTGGGAGCAAAAGTCCGACAGACTAGTTCTGTGCCTCTCTTCACCCTGTTTCCTGGGATCGGGTTTTGGGGGCTGGTGTCACTCCAGATCCAGGCTCAAGAACCGGATCTGCACAGCAGAACAGGCGTTGTTCTTATCTTGCGTGCTGGTCAGGCCATCCCCCCGGCCGGGAGTGCTTCCTCCAAGGCCCACAGACAAGGTCTCGCTGGGGGACTGGGGACTGCAGCACCTCTCTCCACCCACACTTCCAGAGAATTCAAATCTGAGTATTGGGAGATTTATTTTCAATTACAGTGGAAGGCAGAGACATGAAATAGCACCGAATTCAAAGCAGCTCATAAATCCAGGTAATAGGAGTTTATTGATTGCTACATTGTATCTGTCAGAACAAAACTCCTTTAATGCACACATCAGGCCGAGGAGATACACAGCCCATTGGCAGCCAACTCCAATTCCAGAATCAATGCATTTTGATAAATAG
- the LOC126944305 gene encoding uncharacterized protein LOC126944305 isoform X38 yields MEAACPAAPLSLSLSSLQPPPLARCPGATNWWYLSCNLVSSCLCTHMEHLFQLPLSLHTQAPVPAASLSTHTGTCSSCLSLYTRGTCSSCLSLHTRAPVPAASLSTHTSTCSSCLSLHTRGTCSSCLSLHTRAPVPAASLSTHTSTCSSCLSLYTHEHLFQLPLSLHTRGTCSSCLSLYTHEHLFQLPLSTHTGHLFQLPLSLHTRGTCSSCLSLYTHGAPVPAASLYTHGAPVPAASLCTHGAPVPGLEARDSGAEVSGQGLGLPSVLSSMTRGQASHSVAGISAIWEQKSDRLVLCLSSPCFLGSGFGGWCHSRSRLKNRICTAEQALFLSCVLVRPSPRPGVLPPRPTDKVSLGDWGLQHLSPPTLPENSNLSIGRFIFNYSGRQRHEIAPNSKQLINPGNRSLLIATLYLSEQNSFNAHIRPRRYTAHWQPTPIPESMHFDK; encoded by the exons ATGGAGGCCGCCTGCCCTGCTGCCCCTTTGAGCCTCAGTCTGTCCTCCCTGCAGCCACCTCCCCTAGCAAGGTGCCCAGGGGCAACCAACTGGTGGTACCTTTCATGTAACTTGGTTTCCAGCTGCCTCTGCACACACATGGAGCACCTGTTccagctgcctctctctctgCACACACAAGCACCTGTTCCAGCTgcctctctctctacacacacggGCACCTGTTCCAGCTGCCTCTCTCTGTACACACGGGGCACCTGTTCCAGCTGCCTCTCTCTGCACACACGAGCACCTGTTCCAGCTgcctctctctctacacacacgaGCACCTGTTCCAGCTGCCTCTCTCTACACACACGGGGCAC CTGTTCCAGCTGCCTCTCTCTACACACACGGGCAC CTGTTCCAGCTgcctctctctctacacacacgaGCACCTGTTCCAGCTgcctctctctctacacacacgaGCAC CTGTTCCAGCTgcctctctctctacacacacggGGCACCTGTTCCAGCTgcctctctctctacacacacgaGCACCTGTTCCAGCTGCCTCTCTCTACACACACGGGGCACCTGTTCCAGCTgcctctctctctacacacacggGGCACCTGTTCCAGCTgcctctctctctacacacacggGGCACCTGTTCCAGCTGCCTCTCTCTACACACACGGGGCACCTGTTCCAGCTGCCTCTCTCTGCACACACGGGGCAC CTGTTCCAGGCTTGGAGGCCAGGGACTCGGGGGCAGAGGTCTCAGGGCAGGGGCTTGGGCTTCCCTCGGTGCTTTCCTCAATGACCAGGGGACAAGCTTCACATTCTGTTGCTGGCATCAGTGCCATTTGGGAGCAAAAGTCCGACAGACTAGTTCTGTGCCTCTCTTCACCCTGTTTCCTGGGATCGGGTTTTGGGGGCTGGTGTCACTCCAGATCCAGGCTCAAGAACCGGATCTGCACAGCAGAACAGGCGTTGTTCTTATCTTGCGTGCTGGTCAGGCCATCCCCCCGGCCGGGAGTGCTTCCTCCAAGGCCCACAGACAAGGTCTCGCTGGGGGACTGGGGACTGCAGCACCTCTCTCCACCCACACTTCCAGAGAATTCAAATCTGAGTATTGGGAGATTTATTTTCAATTACAGTGGAAGGCAGAGACATGAAATAGCACCGAATTCAAAGCAGCTCATAAATCCAGGTAATAGGAGTTTATTGATTGCTACATTGTATCTGTCAGAACAAAACTCCTTTAATGCACACATCAGGCCGAGGAGATACACAGCCCATTGGCAGCCAACTCCAATTCCAGAATCAATGCATTTTGATAAATAG